The following proteins come from a genomic window of Candidatus Bathyarchaeia archaeon:
- a CDS encoding site-specific integrase: MKHTPIGLNATLSGAGLSPDQLIEEARSEDVNKRIHWFITETRSSGMSDGTILNVYKALKCFYHANFIDGVKLLPVVRKNIRRAPTFNDRPPTQEELQRLLEVADLQGKVIITFMALGGFRPSTLVRLKYRHVKEDLERGIIPVHVHVEAQITKGQYSNYDTFLAKEAVDALNDYLSMRRMGTRKIPPEEIVDESPIVRNERLAASYIKRGLIPPGITTDRLRDIVHELYRKAGLLNGRGKRRYELRAHSLRKFFKTQLEAKGVKTIYVEYMMGHVRSPYDKTVEMKGVDFLRSIYAAADLRIKPRPTPDEQFIALLEDFIKSKGFDVDREMLKRAIIKPHRTVITSKEMEEERKKLIKETFIKMLREEMFPTSRGGTNLSGQGCPLGHPRV; encoded by the coding sequence TTGAAACATACTCCTATTGGATTAAACGCTACTCTGAGTGGGGCTGGATTATCTCCAGACCAGCTTATTGAAGAAGCGAGGAGCGAGGACGTAAACAAGAGGATCCATTGGTTTATCACGGAGACGCGTAGCTCCGGGATGAGCGATGGAACAATCCTAAACGTCTACAAGGCTCTAAAATGCTTCTATCACGCCAACTTTATTGATGGGGTTAAGCTGCTCCCCGTGGTTAGGAAAAACATTAGGCGCGCGCCCACGTTTAACGATCGTCCTCCAACTCAGGAAGAACTGCAGCGCCTACTTGAGGTTGCCGACCTCCAGGGAAAGGTTATTATCACGTTCATGGCTCTTGGGGGATTCAGGCCCTCCACGCTTGTCAGGCTGAAGTATCGACATGTTAAAGAGGATCTGGAGCGCGGGATTATACCAGTCCACGTTCACGTTGAAGCTCAGATAACAAAGGGGCAGTACTCTAATTACGACACTTTCTTAGCTAAGGAGGCCGTGGATGCCTTAAATGATTATCTCAGCATGCGTAGGATGGGAACCAGAAAGATTCCGCCTGAGGAAATAGTTGATGAATCTCCAATCGTGAGGAACGAGAGGCTTGCAGCCTCATACATTAAAAGGGGGCTCATACCCCCAGGCATAACGACTGATAGGCTCCGCGACATAGTCCACGAGCTCTACCGCAAGGCTGGTTTGCTCAATGGAAGGGGAAAGAGGCGCTATGAACTCAGGGCGCATAGCTTAAGGAAGTTCTTTAAAACCCAGCTTGAGGCCAAGGGCGTGAAGACAATCTACGTTGAGTACATGATGGGGCATGTCCGAAGCCCCTACGATAAAACCGTGGAGATGAAGGGCGTTGACTTCCTGAGAAGCATATATGCGGCGGCGGACCTGAGAATTAAGCCCAGGCCAACGCCAGACGAGCAATTCATAGCCCTACTGGAAGACTTTATAAAGAGCAAGGGATTTGATGTAGATAGGGAGATGCTTAAGAGGGCTATAATCAAGCCGCATAGAACCGTTATCACAAGCAAGGAAATGGAGGAGGAGAGGAAGAAACTAATCAAGGAAACGTTCATTAAAATGCTTAGAGAAGAGATGTTCCCAACCTCACGCGGGGGTACAAACTTGTCTGGACAAGGCTGTCCACTCGGACACCCCCGCGTATAG
- a CDS encoding AbrB/MazE/SpoVT family DNA-binding domain-containing protein → MQKTLGAAKISTKGQVTIPAEARRRFNLNAGDLVLFIEEDGKLILKKG, encoded by the coding sequence TTGCAAAAAACTCTTGGAGCGGCTAAAATAAGCACGAAGGGGCAGGTTACAATCCCAGCTGAAGCGAGGAGAAGATTTAACCTCAACGCGGGCGATCTGGTCCTCTTCATTGAGGAGGATGGCAAACTCATTTTGAAGAAGGGGTAG